The window CTCCGGTGCCATCAGCAGGCCGCTCCCCCGGGCCATCCCGGCGACCGCCGCCACGTCACCCACGGTGACCGCCATGATCGCGGCGATCTCGTCCTCGACCTGCCGTACCGGCCGCCCGGCGAGCAGGCCGGCCGCCTCGGCGGCGATCCGGTTGCCCTGCTGGTCGGCGTTCCACAGGGTCTCGCCGCGCTGCCGGAGCACGACGGCCAGGTCGGCCTGGTCGATCCGGCCGACCTGCATCGTCGAGAGCACGTCGACCAGGCCGCCGAAGACCGCCTCCTGCTTCTCCGGCAGGGCGTCGGCGACCGCGACCACCATCGCCGCGTCGGCACCGATCTCCCGGTACGAGCTGCCGGCCGTGTAGGACAGCCCGGCCTCCTGCCGCAGCGCCCGGTACATCTCGCGCTCCAGCAGGTCGGCGAAGACCTGGGAGGCGGGGTGCCGGGGCACCATGGCGTTCCAGGCGACCACCCCGGGCGGACCGGGAAAGAACGCGGGGGTGACCGGCAGCGCGCTGGACGGCACGGGCAGGGGCTCGCGCCGACCGCCCGGCAGGGGCAGTCGCAGCCCGGCCGGCACGTGGTCACCGGCGATCCAGAGCACCGCGTTGTCGCGGGTGAAGTAGCGGGCCGCCCAGGCGCGCAGCTCGTCGGCGGTGATCGCGGGCAGGCCGAACTCCGGGTAGGAGGACACGCCGTAGTCGCGGGCGCCGTGCCGCCACAGTGGCATCGCGTCCAGTGCTCCGTCGCCGCGGCCGTTCGCCTCGGTCCGCAGGAGTTCCTTCTCCACGTCGAGGCGGTGTGTCGGCAGGTTCTGCAGTGACGCGCAGACGCCGGTCAGGAACCGGGCCACGTCGTCCGGTGAGCCCTGCATGTGAAACGAGGTGTGCTCGACCCCGGTGGTTCCGTTGAAGTGGTAGTCGCTCAGCCCGAGCGGATACAGCACCAGGTGTTCGAGCAGGTGGGTGATGCCGTGCCGGGCCAGCGGCTCGTCGGCGAACCCGACCCGGAAGACCAGGCCGGCCCGCATCAGGCCGGGGGCCGGGCTGAGCAGCACCGGAACACCGTCGAGTTTCCCCTGGGCGATCATCGGCGTCCTCCGGTGAGTGCCGACGCCGACCGGCGGCGGTGGCGACGGATCACCGCGAGTTCGTCGTGCCCGTCGTAGTAGTACCAGGGCCATCGGCTGGCCATCGGGCCGAGCATCGCGAACACCCGGGCCGCCGGCTCCTGGTCGCTCATCTCGGCGAACACCATGGCGAAGGTGCTGGCCACCGAGACCCAGCCGGGGTCGCGGCGGAAGTCGGCGTGCCAGATCGAGCGGTTGGCGGCCTCGTACAGGGTGTCGCGGGCACCCGTCAGGTGGGCGGCGGCCGCCTTCTCGTGTTCGCCGCCGAGGTCCAGCCACTGTTCGACATGCACCTCGGCGACGAGTGCGCCCTGGTGTGCTCCGGGTGGGGCCGCCATCATCACCTCGCGGGCGAAGGCGTGCGCCTGCGGCCAGCTGCCGCCCCACTTGGGGAGGAGGCTGTTCAGGTACTGCCGCTGCCCGTTCACGTGGTGCGGGTCGGCGGCGGCCATCCGGTCATAGCGGCGGCGTTCCTCGGCGGGTTCCATCTGAAGGCCGCGGGCGGTGGTCAGCCGGGCCGACCAGATCGCCGGGTCGTACGGTGCTCGTGCCGCCCCGTCGATCAGGACCGCCTCGGCCCGTCGCAGCCAGGCGTGGAACTGTTCGAACTGGGCGGCGCTGACGTGTTCGGCCCGCAGCGAGCTGCGGATCTTCCATCCGATGTCGGTCAGGTGCATGCCGAGCAGGGCCGACGCGGTGCTGTCCCAGGGGTCGGCCTGGAGCAGATGGCGCAGCCACTCCTCGAGGCCCGGTTTCTCGGCCGCGTACCGCAGGAACATGGATCGTCCGCTCAGCGGGACGGCGTCGAGCACGGCCCGGCAGCTCGCCCAGTCGCGGCGATCGATCGCCGCGTCCAGCACACCGAACTCCGGGTAGGCCGCCGGTTCCAGCAGCACTTCGTCGTCAGACCTGTCGAACACCCCGCCATGTTCCGCACGCCCGGTTGCAACCCGGTTGCCGAGCGGCTGCCGCCGGGGTGCTCAGTCCGCGTGGCCCTTCGGGGCGGGGCGGATGGATTCGCGGATGCGGTCGCAGATCTGGGTGAGGTTGGCGCCGATCACCGGGCGGGTCCGCCAGCGGCGCAGGCCCCGGCGGACGGCGTAGAAGTAGCCGGGTGGCACCTCGATGCCTGCCACGCCGGTCGCGCCGGCACCCGAGTAGCCGACCCGCCAGCCCGGCCAGCGGGCTTCGGCGACCTCGCGGACGGTGGCGATGCGGGCGGTGTCGCGCCTGGTCAGCTGGTGCATGAGGCCGTCCAGGTCGGCGGCGACGAGGCAGGGCTCGTCGAGTTCCCAGTGCACGGCCCAGTAGTGGCCGGCCGGGACGCGCAGGTCGGGTCGGACGGTCCGGGGCTGGGTGGCGCGGTCGATCTGCCAGCCGGGGTAGCGGCGCTCGACGGCCAGCTGGGCGCGGAAGTCTTCGTCAGGAGTCAAGTCGGGCCCATTTCAGGAACCGGTCGAACAGTGCCGCGGGGGGCTCGTTGCGCAGGGGTCCGGCGGCGTGCTCCAGTTCGGTCCAGAGACGCATGCTGAGCTGCACCGGGTCGCGGCTGTCGTCCAGCAGATGCGTTCGGGCCGGGTCGCACGGCCACGGCTTCTCGCAGGCCACACAGTCGTAGGTGGCCTGGTCCGGTTGATGACCGGCGCCGTTCAAAGGTCTCTCCTGTGCCACATGTCGGTCCCCATCGGGTCGGGTTCGCCGGGGTGTCGTTGAGTCCAGAGTGGCTCTACCAACAGAGAGCGTCAATCTTATGCCGTAACTTTTTGGTTCCCGAACGGGTGATGCTGAAATGCGGATCTCTTTCGGATGAAACCATTGCTGTACGCCGCACATCGGACGAAGATGGCCGACGATCACCCTCTTGAGTCGATGGAGGACAGCAGCATGCCGCGACCCATTGGCCCCACGATCCCCCGTTGGCAGTTGGGTGAGCAGATGTCACAGCTGCGTGGCGCCGCCCGCAAGTCGCAGCAGGACGCCTCGGGCCGACTGGGTTGCTCGGTCAGCAAGATCCAGAAGATCGAGGGCGGCGAGGTCGGCATGAAGCAGGCCGAGCTGGAGGCCCTTCTCGAGTTGTACGGCGTACCCGAGCCGTTGCGTGTCCAGCTCCTCGAACTGCGCCGCCTCGGCGCCCAGCGCGGCTGGTGGTCCAAGTACGGCGCGGTGTCCGCCCCGTTCGCCACGTTCCTGGGCCTGGAGTCGGCCGCCACGAAGATCCGGATCTTCGAGCCGCTGATGGTGCACGGCCTGCTGCAGACAAAGGAGTATGCGCACGCGCTGACCGAGGCGAACCACCCCGCCATGCCGGACACCGAGATCGACCGTCAGGTGCAGATCCGCCTGGAGCGCCAGGAGCGGGTCTTCGACGAGGATCCCCCGGAGGTGTGGGTGATCGTGGACGAGGCCGTGCTGCACCGGCACGTCGGTAGCCCCGAGGTGATGGCCCGGCAGCTCGATCATCTGCTGCGGTTGCCCAAACAGGTGACCGTCCAAGTAGTTCCGTTCACCAACGGTGGACATCCCGGATCGCTCGGTTCGCTCACGCTGTTCGAGTTCGCGGAAGAGCTGCACACTCCCGTCGCCTACGTCGAATCACAGGCCGGAAACCTGTACCTCGAACGGGAAGAGGATCTGGCACGGAGTAATCTTTCGCTGAATCACATCACCGCAGCGGCACTCAGCAAGCAGCAGTCCCGCGAACTGATTGCTGCCGCCGTCCGCAGTTTTGAGCAGCAGCAGTAGGAGCTTTCATGGACAAGTACCGGGTCGACCTCGCCGACGCGGAGTGGCGCAAGTCCACCAAGTCTTCCGCGAATGGTGGCTGCGTCGAGTTCGCGCAGGTCGGAGGCTACGTCGCTATCCGCGACTCGCAGAACCCGGACCGTGAACCCCTGATCTTCGACGCCAACGAGTGGGACTGTTTCCTCGACGGCGCCGGAAAGGGCGAGTTCCCGGTTCCGACCGCCTGAAATGCCTCACAGCAACGGCCCGGTCACCCGAAAGGTATGACCGGGCCGTCGCCCATTTCAAGAAAGGAAACCCGAAAGTAACATCGGTACTGAATGAGCACGTCAAGAACGGTCGGGCTGGAAGATCTCCTCGATGGCCAGGTCAAAGACGCCGGCCAGGGTGAAGGCCAGGGGAAGGCTCGGGTCGTACTTACCGGTCTCGATGGCGTTGATCGCCTGCCGGGAGACGCCGCACCGCTCGGCCAGATCAGCCTGACTCCACCGGCGGGCCGCCCGCAGCTCGCGCAGCCTGTTCCTCATCGGTTGAACCGGGTCCGCAGGTCGGCGATCACCTGCCAGATCATCACCCCACCGATGATGATCAGTTGGGCCGTCTGATGGAGCGCGACGACGCCGGTCGCGTCGAGCACGGTGGCCACCTGCAGCGCCACCAGGACCGCCGCGAACGCGACGGCCATGCTCTCCAGCTGGATCTTGCGAAGGTATTCGTCGGCTCGCCGGAAGGCCCGGAACAGCGCCCACGCGAGGCTCAGCGCGAACGCCGCGGTGACGACGATCCACCACACCTTCTGCGTGGACGTCTGGTCCGGGCTGCTGCCCAGCGCCAGGGCCACCAGGCCGCAGGCGAAAACCGGCACCCCATCCAGGGCGACCACCCGCCGGGCAGCCCGCTGTGTCTGATCCGTCATGGCATAAAAGTAAAGTTTACCTTCCATCAAGTCAAGGAAACCTGACTTGATGGAAGGCGACCATGACATGCAGACGGTCAGGCCCGGGTCAATTCAAGGACCGGGATGGTACGGATACCGGCCGTCTTCTCCGCGTAGCCGGCGAACCCCGGGTAGCGGCTCGCCTGCTCGTTGAACCGCCGGTCACGCTCCTCCCCGGCCAGATCTCGGACCGTCACGGCGTACGTCTCGGTGCCGCGCTCCACCTCGCCCCGGCCGGCCGAGGTCAGGTTGTAGTACCAGCCGGGGTTCTCCGGCGCGCCACCCTTGGACGCGATCACGTAGATCACGTCCGGGTCGGTCTCGTGCGGCAGATACATCATCGGGCTGACCATCTCCTGTCCGGACTTGCGGCCACGATGGTGGACGAGCACCATCGGGGCCCCCGCGAACGGACCGCCGACCCGGCCCTGGTTGGCCCGGAACTCGTCGATGACTTGGGTATTCCAGTCGCTCATGCCCCTATCTTCACCCGCGGTCACTGGCGGGTGGGCGTCTCCCAGCGGCCGACGCTGCGGGAGCGGACCGGCTCGATCCAGCGCGGGGCCGCGCTCTGCGGGAAGCCGTCACCCCAGTTGGTGGCGTCGCCGTGCATCTCGACTCGGGCGTTCTCGGTGTACCAGTCGACCAGGTCGGCGTCCGAACGGACCAGCCAGGTGCAGCCCTTCTCGGCGTCGGCGGTGAAGTCGCCGTGGCGGATCAGGGCCGGACGCCAGAAGTACGTGCCGGGCCACATCTTGCCGAAGTTGTAGTCGAAGGCGCCGTCCAGGCAGTACGCCTCCTCCGAGCACGGGTGGTGGGCCAGCGGCTCCTCCCGCCAGCCGGGCTTGGCCTTGATCAGCCGGGTGTAGAAGCCGGTCTTCTCATCGCGGTGCAGCAGCTTGATGTACAGGCCGGGGACCGGCGTGCCGCCCAGGTCGAAGCGCATCGGACTACCGTCCTTGACGTCGATCCACGGCATGGCCGCGCTGTCCAGGACGACCAGTGTCTGGTCCGGGCGGACCGTGTCCCGGCCGGTCTCGGCGAGGTCGAAGTGCCAGTCGCCGTACTCGCGGAACAGCAGGATCTCGGTGCCCTCGGTGGCGCTGACCGGTGGGGTCCAGACGCCGGCCGGGGCGGTCCAGTAGCCCTCCGGGCCGAGGGTGGTGTCGCCGATGACGACCTGGCCGGACAGTACGTACCACTCGGTGTCGGCCCGGTGCACACCCGCCGGCCGGGACCAGTCGCCGGTGAACCGGACCTTCAGCGACGCCGAGCCGTCCTCCTCGTCGTAACTCAGGTGGCGCTGCTCGGCGGCGCCGGAGGCGTACTGGAACTCGGCGACGTGCCAGATCAGGTCACGTTCGTCGACGATCTCGACGTGCGGGCGCATGGGGCCTCCAGAGCGTGCGGCATCGGTTTCCGGTGCAGAACGTAGCGTTTATAGGTTTCGAGTACAAGGTGTATCGTCTATTGGCGTGACCCGACCAGGACGTCCCGCCGGACCGACCAGTGACACCGAGGCCGTCGTGCTCACGGC of the Actinoplanes sichuanensis genome contains:
- a CDS encoding peptidase M16 family protein; translation: MIAQGKLDGVPVLLSPAPGLMRAGLVFRVGFADEPLARHGITHLLEHLVLYPLGLSDYHFNGTTGVEHTSFHMQGSPDDVARFLTGVCASLQNLPTHRLDVEKELLRTEANGRGDGALDAMPLWRHGARDYGVSSYPEFGLPAITADELRAWAARYFTRDNAVLWIAGDHVPAGLRLPLPGGRREPLPVPSSALPVTPAFFPGPPGVVAWNAMVPRHPASQVFADLLEREMYRALRQEAGLSYTAGSSYREIGADAAMVVAVADALPEKQEAVFGGLVDVLSTMQVGRIDQADLAVVLRQRGETLWNADQQGNRIAAEAAGLLAGRPVRQVEDEIAAIMAVTVGDVAAVAGMARGSGLLMAPEGVDARWAGFQPAPQLSEQVVIGTVHAAHTGRDAHLIVGDDGVTVVGGDDHLTVRFDACSIVRAWPDGARLFVGHDGIMVRVEPTLFRNGHQAVALLDARTPAGLRVDQPARRPDRIPVPPSDEPRPQPPPTRAEKLEARRIRASYVLAAIFGLGVVSRVVEMTGDRYGEDAQLALLALLLVGGAVIATSRIRSRRRRLA
- a CDS encoding helix-turn-helix domain-containing protein, whose protein sequence is MPRPIGPTIPRWQLGEQMSQLRGAARKSQQDASGRLGCSVSKIQKIEGGEVGMKQAELEALLELYGVPEPLRVQLLELRRLGAQRGWWSKYGAVSAPFATFLGLESAATKIRIFEPLMVHGLLQTKEYAHALTEANHPAMPDTEIDRQVQIRLERQERVFDEDPPEVWVIVDEAVLHRHVGSPEVMARQLDHLLRLPKQVTVQVVPFTNGGHPGSLGSLTLFEFAEELHTPVAYVESQAGNLYLEREEDLARSNLSLNHITAAALSKQQSRELIAAAVRSFEQQQ
- a CDS encoding DUF397 domain-containing protein, with the translated sequence MDKYRVDLADAEWRKSTKSSANGGCVEFAQVGGYVAIRDSQNPDREPLIFDANEWDCFLDGAGKGEFPVPTA
- a CDS encoding helix-turn-helix transcriptional regulator, coding for MRNRLRELRAARRWSQADLAERCGVSRQAINAIETGKYDPSLPLAFTLAGVFDLAIEEIFQPDRS
- a CDS encoding nitroreductase family deazaflavin-dependent oxidoreductase, translating into MSDWNTQVIDEFRANQGRVGGPFAGAPMVLVHHRGRKSGQEMVSPMMYLPHETDPDVIYVIASKGGAPENPGWYYNLTSAGRGEVERGTETYAVTVRDLAGEERDRRFNEQASRYPGFAGYAEKTAGIRTIPVLELTRA
- a CDS encoding DUF4437 domain-containing protein gives rise to the protein MRPHVEIVDERDLIWHVAEFQYASGAAEQRHLSYDEEDGSASLKVRFTGDWSRPAGVHRADTEWYVLSGQVVIGDTTLGPEGYWTAPAGVWTPPVSATEGTEILLFREYGDWHFDLAETGRDTVRPDQTLVVLDSAAMPWIDVKDGSPMRFDLGGTPVPGLYIKLLHRDEKTGFYTRLIKAKPGWREEPLAHHPCSEEAYCLDGAFDYNFGKMWPGTYFWRPALIRHGDFTADAEKGCTWLVRSDADLVDWYTENARVEMHGDATNWGDGFPQSAAPRWIEPVRSRSVGRWETPTRQ